The following DNA comes from Nocardioides panzhihuensis.
ACCCCTACCTCGCCTTCTCCGCCCTGCTGCTCGCCGGCATCGACGGTATCCAGAACAAGATCGAGCCGCCCGCTCCGATCGACAAGGACATCTACGAGCTTCCGCCCGACGAGATGGCCGAGATCAACCAGGTCCCGACCTCCCTCGGGGCCGTCCTGTCGGCGCTGGAGAACGACCACGACTTCCTCACCGTGGGCGACGTCTTCACCCCCGACCTGATCGAGACCTGGATCGACTACAAGACCAACGACGAGATCCTCCCGATCCAGCTCCGCCCGCACCCGCACGAGTTCGAGCTCTACTACGACATCTGATCCGGCACTTTTCAGCGCCTGTCAGCGTCTGCTGAAAACGGTGGCTGACCTGGGAGAACGTCTGTCGGCGTCTTTCGGTGTCAGTCACCGTTTTGCGTTGTTCTGTGGCCCCAGTGTGGCCCCAGCACAAGAGGTGCTCTCATACGTGTACCGGGTATGAGTATGCCCGGTATCCGACGGACATGCCGCGCACACCTCAACAGCATGTGGACCACTTGGGACGAATCCAGCGCCTCGGCGGCGGCCGGCACCCTCCGAATGTACGTTTGGCACGTTGGCGGCGTGAAGGACGAGGACGGCGGCGTGCGCAAGCGATACGGCTACCGACTCAACGACGACAACCTCAACAACATCGGCTGCGAGGCATACGACCTCTACTCGGGTGTCGGTGCCGACGTCGACCCACACCACGCCCTCACGACGCTGGTCGCCTTCCTCACCGCAGCCGGCGAGGCGTACCGCTCCATGATGGGTGACACGCACGGCGCATCGCAGAACCAGACCGTCTTCCCTGGCTGGGTCAATGAGGCCGCGTACATCAACGACACTGAACTGGCAGAGCTCGCGCTGGACATGGAGCGCGGAATTCCAGCAACTCGCGCGCAGGCCAGGTCGATCGTCGCTCCCGAGCCTGCGCACCGCGATCATCGCCCGCCGGAGCCGCCGGAGGTCCCTCAGATGTAGCAAGCACGAAAGGCAACGGCCGATCCGATGCCCATCTGCCTACGTGATCGCCTCCTCGGCTGGGCTACTCGCGCATCTTCGCGGCCAACCTGCGCAACTGCTCGCCTTCGACCTGTGTCGCCGACAACCTGGTCGAACGCCCATTGCAACTTCACTGCGTCTGCGCCGGAGCCGTTGAGCAGTTCACGTTCAATCAGGTCACGGCCGACGGCCAACGTGCCGTCACTCAGGCTGGCGTAGCTGCTCATCGACTTCTCACACCTCGATCACAGACTACGGGCGCCAGTCGACCTGCGCGACGGCGCAGGGCATCAACGTGGCTCTTCACAGATGGGGGTGTAGTTGCGGTCTGAATCCTCCGGACTCGAGCAGGCTTCGGGCGATGTAGTTGGTCAGGTTGCGGAACCCGAGTGCGGAGCCGCGCAGGTGTTCGAGCCGTCCGTTGAGCGCCTCGGTCGGCCCGTTGCTGGTGCCGGGTCGTTCGAAGTAGGCGAGCACGTCAGCGGCTCGCTTCTTCAGGGTCCGGCCCAGGGTGGTGAGCTCGGTGAGCACCTTGGGGACGCCGGCGCTGAGGTCGGTGATCAGCTTCTCCATGAGCTCGCGGCCACGTTGCCGGTCCTCGTGGCGATAGGCGGCGATCATGCGCTGGTAGACACCCCAGGTCGCCTCGACCTCGACGTGAGCGTCATCAACGAACAGCGCGCGTAGCCTGTCGCTCTGCTTGTCGGTGAGCAGGTCCGCGGCGGTGTGCAGCGTGCGCCGCGACTTGTAGAGCGGGTCGTCCCTGAACCCACGGTGCCCGTGGATCGCGAGTTGGACCCGGCGCCGGCACCTGTCGAGGGCGTCACCGGCCAGGCGCACGACGTGGAAGGGATCCATCACCGTGACCGCGTCCGGGATCTCCTCTGCAGCGGCGGTCTTGAACCCGGTGAAGCCGTCCATCGCGACCACCTCGACCGCGTCACGGAAGGCGTCGTCGCGGTCGGCGAGCCAGGTCTTGAACGCCGCCTTCGACCGGCCCTCGACCATGTCCAGCAGCCTTGCTGGGCCGGCGCCATCACGGACCGGGGTGAGGTCGATGATCACGGTGACGTACTTGTCGCCACGCCTGGTGTGGCGCCAGACGTGCTCATCGACGCCAATGACCTTCACGCCCTCAAACCGCGTGGGGTCGTTGATCAGCAGCCGCTTGCCTTCAGCCAGGACCGCGTTGTTGGCGGTGTCCCACGCGACCCCGAGTCCCTCGGCGACACGGGCGACGGTGAGGTGTGCGACCACGATCCCTTCCAGCGCCCACCGCAGCCCGGTGCGCGAGAGCTTCGCGCGTGGCTCCGCCGCGGCGCTGGTGTCTTGGCGCCACACGTGTCCGCAGTCGGCACAGCGGTAGCGGCGCACTACAACTTCCAGCACGGTCGGTCGCCAGCCCAG
Coding sequences within:
- a CDS encoding ISL3-like element ISPfr2 family transposase, coding for MSDATPPAGFGRPDLTAFARLDGLGLSVTGQRLEPDRAVLACRVVEPDQWCRRCGSEGAARDTVIRRLAHEPLGWRPTVLEVVVRRYRCADCGHVWRQDTSAAAEPRAKLSRTGLRWALEGIVVAHLTVARVAEGLGVAWDTANNAVLAEGKRLLINDPTRFEGVKVIGVDEHVWRHTRRGDKYVTVIIDLTPVRDGAGPARLLDMVEGRSKAAFKTWLADRDDAFRDAVEVVAMDGFTGFKTAAAEEIPDAVTVMDPFHVVRLAGDALDRCRRRVQLAIHGHRGFRDDPLYKSRRTLHTAADLLTDKQSDRLRALFVDDAHVEVEATWGVYQRMIAAYRHEDRQRGRELMEKLITDLSAGVPKVLTELTTLGRTLKKRAADVLAYFERPGTSNGPTEALNGRLEHLRGSALGFRNLTNYIARSLLESGGFRPQLHPHL